The Bacillota bacterium nucleotide sequence ATGTATGAACTACATTACACACGTACTTATCTAGTCTATTCATGGCTTCCCATACATACTGAACCCCAGCGAAAATTCCCGTATGGGCAAAACCAGCGAGGTCAAAGAAATCATTTGGATGCATAAATCTGATTCCCCTACCTCTCTCGGGTTCCATCAGAAGACCAGCATGCCACCATCTACAGGGATCGTCACACCTGTAATGAAATCTGAAGCTTTGGAAGATAAAAATATAATTGTTCCTATGATCTCTTCCGGCTCGGCAATTCGACCCATTGGCGTCCGATCAACTATACTTTTGAGTCGTTCCTCATTTGCCCAAACATATTCTGTCATTGATGTCCTGAAGAAGCCTGGAGCTATGGCATTAACATTTACATTGTACTTTGCCCATTCTACTGCTAAAGTCTTGGTAATTGAGATAACTCCTGCTTTGCTAACGTTATAGCTAATGAACCCAGGATAGCCAATATAGCCGCACCTCGACGCCATATTTATAATTTTACCTTTGCGACGTTCAATCATCTTCCGACCAATAATCTGAGAGCAAAGGAAAACTCCCGTCGTATTAACATCTAAAACCTTTTGCCAAGCACCGAGACTCATCTCTTCAGCTGATGCGCCAATAGCAATCCCCGCAGCGTTAACAAGAATATCAATCTGTGCATAGTCAGATAGTATGTTTTGTAAAAACGCTGAAATATCATCCGGATTTGTCACATCAAAATTGTAGAGTTTAGTTGCACCCTCTACCGGCTGAAGATGCCCCCCATAGTCAGCCGCGATAACCGCAGCGCCTACGCCTGCCAAGCCCTTAACTATAGACCGGCCCAAACCACCACAGGCTCCAGTAACAATAGCTACTTCCCCTCTCAAGTCAAATAAATTATTATCTAGCATACCCGCCGTCCTCCTTGCAAAGACTCCCCATTTAGAAAAATCCCTATCAAAAGAAGGCTTTCTGCTATAAGTCCTAGTCCATGAAACTGTTGATCTCTGCCAATCAGGTTGGATTTTTATTAAATTTTAAGGCCGCTCTAAAAGCTCTTGTCTTATCACTCTTATGGACCCTTAAACATAATCCTCAGGATACCTCTAGACTCTTACTGTGCTACGAGAACTTCAATCCCTAACCTAAGAAGGTTTTCCCGCATATCCTCACTAATACCTGAATCAGTAACAACCGTATGAATAACAGAAATTGGTGCTATCTTGATGGGAGCAACCCTCTCAAACTTGGTATGATCGGCAACCAGAATCGCCTTTTGTGTAACCTTAAGCATGGTTTTCTTAGCTTCAACCTCATCCATCCTGTAGTCAGTCAATCCTTTTTCAAGAGACACCCCACCAACCCCTAAGAAGAGTTTGTTTGCATTAAAGCGTTGAAAGAATTCCTCTGTCATGCCCCCTACGAGAGAAAGCTCTTCAGGCCTTACCGCACCTCCCATCAGAATAGTGTCGACCCCCTGTTTCTTTGAAAGCACTAGGACATTAGGTATCCAGTTCGTCAATACCGTAACTCTCTTACCGCTTGCGAGATGTTTCGCGACCTGTAATGGAGTCGTACCAACATCTAAAATGATAACATCGCCATCCGAAACCAGATCGGCTGCCGCTCGGCCTATAATACGCTTTTCATGCACGTTTTCCGAAGCTCGAATAATATATGGCGGCTCATAATCATCGGTCCTTGCGGCCACGGCACCCCCGTGAGTTCTATGAAGTTTCCCTAGCTGTTCAAGTTCGGTCAAGTCCCTCCGGATTGTCATTTCTGAAACCTTGAACAGCTTCGCCATTTCTGTAACACCTATAGCACCTTTTTGGCGAAGTAGATCGCAGATTTGCAGATGTCTCTCTTCGCGAATCCGGCCGTCGGTCTGAATTGCTGACATTTCATGCCTCCTGGTTTACCTGTTCGATAAGGACATAAAGTATGTTTACTAATGTTTTATATATACTCCATAATGTTCGATATTCCTTCTTTGATAGATTAAAAAATTTTACCTGACGCATAGTGATACAAAATCTGAGGCTGAGTATGGCAGAGTTCACACGGGAGGGCCTAAAATCAACCTGAATTTGTCACCTTTGTGACGCCTATAGTGCCTTTTGGCGAAATCGATCGTAAATTTGTAGATATCTTCCCTCGCGGAACCGGCCATCTTATCTGAATCATCAACGTTTGCGCCTCCCAGCCTATCCGTTTGATGAGAACATTAAATATGTTTACTAATGTTTTATATATACTCCATAATGTTCGATATCCCTCCTTTATTAACCG carries:
- a CDS encoding SDR family oxidoreductase — its product is MLDNNLFDLRGEVAIVTGACGGLGRSIVKGLAGVGAAVIAADYGGHLQPVEGATKLYNFDVTNPDDISAFLQNILSDYAQIDILVNAAGIAIGASAEEMSLGAWQKVLDVNTTGVFLCSQIIGRKMIERRKGKIINMASRCGYIGYPGFISYNVSKAGVISITKTLAVEWAKYNVNVNAIAPGFFRTSMTEYVWANEERLKSIVDRTPMGRIAEPEEIIGTIIFLSSKASDFITGVTIPVDGGMLVF
- a CDS encoding DeoR/GlpR transcriptional regulator; translated protein: MSAIQTDGRIREERHLQICDLLRQKGAIGVTEMAKLFKVSEMTIRRDLTELEQLGKLHRTHGGAVAARTDDYEPPYIIRASENVHEKRIIGRAAADLVSDGDVIILDVGTTPLQVAKHLASGKRVTVLTNWIPNVLVLSKKQGVDTILMGGAVRPEELSLVGGMTEEFFQRFNANKLFLGVGGVSLEKGLTDYRMDEVEAKKTMLKVTQKAILVADHTKFERVAPIKIAPISVIHTVVTDSGISEDMRENLLRLGIEVLVAQ